A window of Panthera tigris isolate Pti1 chromosome A3, P.tigris_Pti1_mat1.1, whole genome shotgun sequence genomic DNA:
TTGCTTGAGTTTGAgtgaatgcaaaaatcctcccAAGAAGGATCCGCGCCCAAGATTACCTACCGTCAGTTTCGGTTCCATCTCCAAATTCTGGGGTGGCGACTCCACCACAGTGTTTCTTAACAGGGTCACTTTGTACAAGAGCTGGTATTCCAAAACTGTGCACTCTCGCACGGCCCGGCCGCCCTAGTGGCAGGAGGGAGGTACTACACCAAGTTGCGAGCCGCCCATGGGCGTTAAGACCGTAAGACCTAGCGCGGCTGAGCCGTCTTGCCTTGCAAGGGACAGAAAATGAAACTTCTTCAGCCTTCCCTTGGCACACACCTTCCCTGCTCAGTCCCATGAGCTAAGCCGCGAGCCGCGGCCAACCATAAATTAGCTCTGCCACTATTCTACTCATCCTagagacaaaaaaacaacaacaaccaagtTGTAACCCGACTTTCACGGCTTCTATCGAGAATACTTTTTATTATACAGGTATCGTATACACAATAATTATCTGGGGGACGTTTACAGACGTGGAGTTCAATTCCAAACCTCCATTTCACCCCCACACACAGTACCGCACACCCATCTTCCGGTTCAGCATGATGGGAACGAGACCCAAAGTTATTGCTTTTGAACAGTTTCAATTAAATAGAAATCTTCCGCATCAAGAACAGAGCCCAGACCCTCTTAATTCTTAATACCCTGCGTACCTATGAATAAAGCCTAAATTAGTGTTTTAGATTACCCCATCACCTTTCAAAGTTAATATTAAAATCGAACCCATTTGTCAAAAAGTCTCAAGTGCACCCATATTTACAGACCCCATTAAATTACGCATAAATAACATCTGTACACTCAACGCACAGTTTTCTCAAAATACAGAGCCTCCTATGGGACATGGTGGTGGCgggcagccaaaaaaaaaaacaaaaaacaaaacaaaacaaaaaaaacgctTCATGCCTACCCTTTTCAAGTTTACTCAAAACaccaaaatgtgaaataaatatgcaaataaagctTCAGTACCTTAAAGGAACATGTCATTTCCGAGTCTCCCATTTGAAGAGTTAACtctctgagtttaaaaaaaaaaaaaaaagaaagaaaaagaaaaaaagacagcaaaagaaaacacaaaatcatcAGCAGGCTTCATTTCTACAAGTTTCGTAAAAACCCAAAGAGCCCCTTGTAACCAGGGGTTTGTGTGTCAAATACCAGCTATTGATAAGCTGGTTGCTGAGCAGAGAGGATCTTTGCTTCCTACTGTATGCAGGATTTGACATCTCAAGAAGCTAGAAGCCGGATAAATACTTTGTTTAGATAAACCTTTAGTGGACGCCAGAAGCCAACCATTACCTTGACACTGCAAGTTACCGTTGATGTGAATGGCCATCGATCAGATATCTCAACAGCTACGCGTGTGGGTTTTCTCTCGAGCCCGGGGAACGGATTTAAAAGGTTCTAAAACTTGTAGCACCACTTTCAGAGAAAACAATGGgtctcaaaagaataaaacaatactTGTCACCTTCCAGTGACTTGTCCAGAGTCAAGGAGACGCACACTTCAGCGCTACAGAAATAACACTAAGGAATCCAGGAGGGCACGTAAACGATCCAGGAATCGCTGGAGGCCTTTTTAATGGGAAGGCGGGTAACCAACTGTCCCCAGGCAAGAGGGGTTCCCAGTCCGTCCGGGTCGAGAACTTTGGAGGCCTTTTTCCCTCCAGACCCTTTGGCCCCGTGGCTCACTCCCGTCTTACTTCCGgtgtttctccattttctccaggGTTTTGCTAGAATCAGCTGGACTCTGGTCCCCGGGGTTCATGTAGGATTTGTCTAGGACGATCAGGGCTTCTTTTATGTAGTTCTGCACGGCAGACACAGCGGCACAGATTGCCTGGCTGCCAAACCCGTGGGTAATCAGGCTGAAATGAGACAGGCAGTTCTGGATGTTCGTCTCCAAGACCGGGGTGGGTCGGTTGTTCCCGTTGGGCGTTCGGTCTTGATTGAGAAGGTCTGTGAACTCTTTACACACTTGCCTGTGGAGACAGTCAGCGCATACCTGTGGGCTCAGTCTGGCTCTTGACAGGTCAAGGGGACAGAGCCAAATCGCCCTAAGGATGACACCCCAGGAGGCAGTCAGAACACGTGGCCGCaccagagaaacagacagacttGGAGACTAACGGTGGAGCTAAGTTGTACTTAGCACCTATTTTGTGCCAGGCCCGGAGCTAAACTCTATCAAGCACTATCTTTCTTTAATCCTCACTGCAATTAGGAAAGGTAACAGGATTAACCCCCGTCAAAACGCCAAGGTCACCGGGACTAGTGAAAGAGGTGGAGTCCGGATTTCCAGCCCAAAGGTATCGGGTTAGCCTTTATTTGGTGCAGCTCGGTACCAGTTTCTTCAAGAACACGGAGAATCACGCAGCCCCGAAACTCGCCCTTTGCACACACTGGTTCACTGTTGCCCCATTTCCTGACTGTACGATTTCTGCTTCATTTACCGTCATTTtatggattcatttttaaaagacagagacagacagagcacaagcgggggtggggggcagagacaggggggaaggacacagaatccgaagcaggctccaggctccgagctatcagcacagagccccacgcggggctcgaacccacgaaccgcaagatcatgacctgagccgaagtcggacgctcaaccgactgagccacccaggtgccccttttaccgtcgttttaaaatccattcactGTCGGCTTTCTAGGAGAAACCTTGCAGCTGCATGAAGCAGGGTTTGAGACAAAGTTTCTCCACACGTCTCCTACAAATCCAACTGGATCGTGACATGTGAAAAAacggaaggggcacctgggtggctcggtcggttaagcgtcctcggtcggttaagcgtcctcggtcggttaagcgtcctcggtcggttaagctgacttcagctcaggtcatgatctccgtcTGAGTTCcgaccccgtgtcgggctctgtgctgacagctcagagcctgaagcctgcctcggattctgtgtctccctgtctctctgccccttccccactcacagtctctctgtctcaaaaaataaataaacgttaaaaaaaaattttttttaagcataaaaaaaatcttatcaggAGGCAGAAGGCACCCAATCTTTCCTGGATGTGACAAAACAAATTGTTTTCAACACATTTTTGTAAGATATGGAGACACCATAATGAACGGGTAGTGTAACTACTTTGAGCTGAATAACTGAGCAGCTCCAAACAGTCACTACTAATCAACACATTCATTTCGTTTATTCTTCCAAATCCTACCGAAGAGTTAACCCATCTGACGTGTCCAAAAAGGCCCTCTTGCCAGTTCCTTTCGCCCCACACCCTTACTTAAGTGCGGGTTCCTTTCCCAAGCCTCGGGGACTACACTGGCCCCCCAACTTCCAACATGAGGGCTTCCAGCCATCACATTCAAGTCTGGATACTCACTGTGCCGCCAGAAGCATGTTCTTCCTTGCTGCCATCTCATTCCGCCCTCCAAGATGAGGTCTGGTTAGATACTCCGCCACTGGTTTACTGGGGAATTCGGCTTCACAGACATAGGCAAAGTCCCGAGCCAAATGAACAGCCTCCCCTAGAATAATCAGCAATGGCAACAGACTTAGGAggtctcccttccctcttctgctAACCCAGACGGCCCGGCCCCCCAGTCcctctgcattttaaaatgaaattacacaCCAGGAAAACAATCCAGCGAGCGAGTAGACCTTCCTGGGTACTTTCAGTGGGTTCACTCCCCTAGGAACTGAGGAGGAAATCCTACcatgtgtggggaaaaaaagaccctgaattttTTCACTGCCCTCCAACAGTGCTCACCAGTCTTCGACCCAACTCAGATTCTTGACACACCCATGCTTTCTCTGGATTATAAAAGCTCTCACTGTggacacaagggaagggaaatgctAAAGACAAGCATCTCTGACAAAAGCCGATGGGGCACTTCTCTTTATGAAACTGGGATGAAGTCTTTTGACGTAGAACTTTCTTTTTAACTCAGGGTGCCCCATTCCTGAAGGAGGCAAGTCTCTAGaatgtttaagaaaagaaaggcacGCGTTTCCATTGGAAATGTTTAGGGCCCCAAATACCGATTTGGACTACTCACCCCCTTTTGTCCAAATCATGGGacgaagagagggagaggaaaaagcaaGGGGGCTCATCTCTGACCAGAGATGCCAGGTCCTGGCTGCCCCGTGGGCGGCTGGCAAGAGCTTTGCTGAAACCCAGATAGtggcacccctcccacccccacccccacccccaggcttccacctgcctccccagacttactaaatcagaatctgagAACCATTGTTCTGGCACACACTTTCTCATTCAAGCACCCCCGCCCGGCTGGTCAGAAAACCTAGCGGAGCCGCATTTACGCGCCACGCACACAGAACCCACCATTCTCCATGCAGGACAGCTGTTCTCCAACAGGCAGCTAGCAGGCAGCTCCTTTCTCCTGGCCCTGACCCCCAAAGACACCCGTAAAAAGGTAGAGCGGGGCTCTGCCAAGTCGCTTTCGGCACGGCAGTCGCGCCATGAGACCAGGGACAGACAGTGTTCAAAAGATTGCCTGGCTGCCGGGAGACCACCCCTCATTGGCTCCCCCTGCCCTTAGCCGGAGCCCAGCGCCCTGCTGATTGGGCAAGGGCTGGAGGCTGCTCCAGGCTCCGGGAGAAGCCTCCCCACGTTCCACTGGGCAACAATGAGCTggtctttctaaaaaatatatatatttcacttttccctcgccccctcccctttattttttaaaggctgtaaTTGCATTCTTGGCTCCCTTCCAGATTGGGGGTAGGGGCccattcaataaatgaaaatgttacatCCTACTATTTTAGGTCGGGGGAGAGGGGccccactaatttttttttcccatggggGAAATGAACAAAGGACTTGTGAATTGCGTATGCAAAGGCTTTTCTCTTCACCGACCATAATCCTGATATTCCCCAGCTACCAAAGCTAGAAACGGGGCTTCTTCCCACCAATACATAACCAACCAGCTTTTGAAAGGTGTACCCGTCGATCGGTTGCATCTTTCAAAAACTGGTTCACTTCTAGGAAATGTCCCAACACCCTACGGTGTGAATTCTTCGGTCTGGGAAACCTATTTCTATTTAATAATGATTTGCTGGAGAACCCAGAACAGGATGGCTAAGCAGGCAGGTATTTAAGTGTTAACTTCTTTGATAAAAATTACTGTGATTCATTGCAATGAACTCGGGACAAATCACTTTCATCTCTCAACTGGTGACAGGGctgtttttaagcttttcttcAGAGTAGCATTAAAGACACAAACAACCTAGCAACATATTAAAACATcaccaaacaaaagcaaaaccccaCTGACCTTCTACCAAGGACGTCAGGAGGGTAACGTGGGCAGCTTTCCGTCTCCCGGCGGGAAGATTCAACCCAATCTTGTCCAACTTCTCCCGCAAGGACCGGCCTCCATTTTTAGATTTGGCTCTGAGTCAAAACAAAAGTGAACTGTGGCTCTTCTCAAGAAATCACACTTTCATATTCTCCATCCTTCAAATGCTACCAACACTGAAATCTGTCCAAGAGTATCTACATTATGTGGGTCGCAATCAAGTGAAACAGGGAGTCCCTCATTTAATTAATGCCTGTAAAATTCAAACATCTTTCTTAACAGCAacattcttcccccccccccccccagtcacaGAACATTGCAAAGGATACTGGAGCAGATAAATGTTCACTTCTAAAAACTGTGGCAGCCCCCCAAGTCCCCCGGGGTAGCAAACCCCATGGAGCTCCTCTCCCCCTAATAGGGACGCCACCATCTCATAATGGAACCAAATTCTAACCAAATGATAATTTGCTGGCGTGATTTAGCACTTCCTTCTGCATCTGGCACTTTCTAAAAGAGAAGGAATGTACTAAAACTCTGAGCCGATTAGAATTCAGTGTTAGGTATGAAagttacataaatgttaaaaatacctCCTTGGTTCTTTTGGGTTGTACACCAACCCAACCACCGTGCCCAGAATGTGCCCCCATGTACCTTCTGAGAACACCTCCCAGTAACGAGGCGTTTAAGCACTCAGGCGGGGACAATCGCCTCTGGACCTCAGCAACTGTCACTTTGTATTTAGACGTGGAGCTGAGGAGGGACAATCTTCCAGGGACCGAGCAGAAGACCTCGCTGGGATTCATCACAGCCCCTACCAGCTCCTTCTGACAAGGGAGACTCAGCGGATTCTTGGTCATTGAAATGGGACCTGTGAACGAAGATTAGACGTGGCAGTCCCCGAGAGCTGCGTTTACGAAAAAGGGACCTTTTCAAACCTCTAACCCGAGCTGAAAGAGCTCTTTAAGCAAACAGCGTTGTGTGTTGGgcaagcacattttttttaagtccaattCTTCAAAGATAATCGAATCTGAAATTCACAAGTTAACACCTTGCAAAGCTAATTAGTCATGACCCCAAGCGTGGAGGGTTTTCATTTTCTAGCCActgttaaaatgtgtttaattagAACACTGGTTTTCAGAAGACTGCTTCAATCCTACATACATGGggattttttccttcctctaagaACCACCAAAATCGCCCGGCACGCGCAGATCCTTTGCTGAAACCTTTCGGTGCAGCTGATCAcggtaaatttaaaaatacaaacaaacctGCCCTGTTACAAGTTTCCTGGGAAATTCGGTTTATTTTCTGAGCTGTTCTTCAAGAACCATTTCCCAATTGATTTCAAGGAGTTTAACTTCAAGTAGCAGACCACAACTCCCTTTCATTTAGGGCCACTCCATCTTCAAAACAGCCAAACTGGCAATCCCTCAGTCTGTAACTTAATTTCTTGAgacattcccccctccccccccatccaaTGTTCCaaatcccctcccccactatctTGCATAAACCCAGACTCTGGCAGATCGTCCCACTCTGGTCCTTTGAAGGCTGTCTATCTGGTAGGCCAAACTGTTTCAAAACCTCTTCTTGCGGGTCAGAATTGGGGATCCTTGCCACATGCATTTATGAAACGGGAAATTCAATCATCCACTCAACAACTGCCACAGCATCAACCACCCAACCAAGGTGCGTggtctgatttttttccaaattaagtcAGTGTTAAAACTCACTCTGGAAGACTAACACTGTAAAAACACCATGAAATTCAAGGGGCCCTAGTCTCCAAGACAACACTTTCGAGTAACAACTCCTAAGAGTTTTACCACCATCCCTTTTCATTTAGCTCCAAAAGCGatgccctcttctttctcctaaaAGCCTATGTTCCTCCAGccaacccccgccccctcctccatcGGTCCCTTCCCTACCACAACTGTCCCAAGGTGGCCACCAAATGCCCCCAACCTTGCCAGGCTAGGTGCGGCCCAGGGAGGAAAAAAGTTTGCTCTCGCTGCCTACCTTTGCGAATAACAGTCTGATCGTGCAGGAGGAGGTGCTGGTCGTCGACATTCTGGGGGAGAAACGACAAAGTTTCCCTTAAGTTCCGGGGAGGCcgggcaggggagaggacaggCTGGGGGGCAAACAGGTCCGGGCCGGAGGGGCAAGAGCCGAGGCGTCGCTCACCTGCATCTCCTCCATCTGGTGCGCCATGTCGTGGAGCCCCAGGTTCTCGGCCAGGCCCGCGGCGTCCAGGGCGTGCGCGTGGGGCAACAGCAGGTCGGAGCGACGGTAGGCATCCCTGCGGGCGCTCATGGCGCCACCCTCGAGCCCGGAGAGATGGGGCAGCAGGCCGGCCGGGCGCCCGTGGTGCGAGGGCAGGCCAGCCCCCTCCTGGCTCTGGCGACCCGGCCAGGCCTGCTGCTGGCTGCCGGTGGGCGCCGGCTGGTGCAGGGGGTTGATGGCAGCGGCGTAAGCTTCTCCCAGATGCGAGTAGGGGTCGGCCGACTGCGAGTAAGCCAACTGCTGGTAGGGCGGCGGAAAGTAGGGTGGTGGCTGATACTCGGCGACTCCAGTATGAGAGAGGGGCGGCGCGGGGCTGTAGAGGTGCTGCCCCgcggaggagaggtgggggaggcgcGGGTTCCCATTGCTGCTCGCGTCGTGGCGATcctgggagagagaagcagagacccCGCTAGAACGAAACCCCGCTACTGCGAAGTGGCTGCAGCCGCTGCGCTGAGCCGTGCGTCCCCGGGGACCCGACTCGTGGGGCCTGCCCTCCGCCCAGAGAGCACCCAGAGGCGCCGTGCGCCGGGGGATTCGTTGCGAACTGCCAGTCCGCGGAGGAAAGAGGCTTCCAAAGACCTGGGGGAACTCGCTCTCAAAGCCCGGCGGCGAAGGCCTGGGAGGTCGGACGCCCGGGGCGCTCTCAAGAGCCGGATCCGAACCCCAGGTCTTGGGCCAGGAGTAGCTGAGGCCCGGGCCCGGGGAGGAAGTCGGCATGCTGTAGGCACCGTGAGGACTGCGCTCGCTCACTAGCCCGCACATGTCAGCGGCGCCAGACGAAAAGAACGTGGGGAAGCGGCAGACGCGGATAAAGCGCACGAAGCGGGAAGTGCGCATCTTCCCCGCCCCAGGGACCCTCCCTTCCACGCCCTCAGGACAAAGACCTCCGGGCAAGTGACGCTCCCCGGCAGGCCGGCCACCCAAGGCCGCCCGAGGAACTCGGGGAGGGACGCCTCGCGGCCAgggctgctccccaccccactccgcCCCAGCTGGCTGGGTCCAGACCGAGCGGGGAACACCCAGTGGGGCCGCCCTGCCGGGCCACGGTCAGTATCCCCACAAAccggggcagagggggagaactAAGGACCCCGAATATTGGGCAACCTCGCCTGCGCACGTCCCTCGCCTCCAGGCTGTCCGACCTAATTCTTAAAGGACTCGTCTCCCTGGGTTCGCGGGGTCACAGGGGTGGCGGGGAACTAGGAGAAACGGGCGCTGTCGCCCCCTAGCGGAAGTGCCCGGGCCCGCCAGCAGGGGCGGCCCCAGGAGGTCCCGCGGGCGCGCGGCCCCCCGCCCGCGTCGCCCCCCAGCCCGGGCTCCCTTCTGCCAGCGCCCGGGCGCACACCTCCCGCCGCCCGCGTCTTCCTCTTCCCGCTCgccgcctgcctccctcccactctccgaaACTCTAGCTCAACCTGTCGGACTGGCTGGAGCACTCCCGAGCGCTTACGGCCCCATCTggcctcgccccccccccccccggcgctccccagcccccacttcTCTGGAGAGCCAAACTTCGGTTGTTTTCTGGTTTCCCCGAGGAGTTAGCGGGGCAGGTGACAAGCCCGCCGCGGAGGGGACTCTGCAAAGGTGTCGCCGGCAGGTCGCCTCATCTGACCCCTCGGGACGGAGATCTCGTGCGTAAAAGCCGCGTCTAAGCGTTGTAGACGGGGCGCTCTTccgagaaaagggaaagaagggcTGTTTTGCTTCGCACGAAACCGACCGGTAAGCTCTGTGGGTGGGATCTGCCGGTCTCCTTCCAGGCCCTGTTCCGGAGGGTGGTTTGGGGAAGGGCCCGATTCAGGAAGAGGGCCCGGGAGAAACGGACTAAGGGGCGTCCGCAAAAGCGGACCCCGTCCCCTCGAGGGGCAGAGGCTGGTGCCTGCTCGCTGCGCCGGCGCCCGCGCCCGGACCTCGGTCGGTGGGTCCCCGCCTCCCGGGCTGGACTCGGGCGGGGCCGGGCTGCGCCCCTGCACCCAGCTCACCTCGCAGTCTTCTTCATACTTGACATTATCGGTTATTTTCCACAACATGGCGTCCGGCGTCCCCCAAAACAGTCGCCAGTTAAAtccaggctccccccaccccccgagcgGTAAATCCAAAATGGGGGTCACGGTGGCTGGGCgtccgccgccgcccccgccacGCGAGGGCCTCGCTGTCCCGGTCACTGGACGCGCATCGGCGGCTCCGCGAGCGTAGATGCGGCCGCCGCGCGCGTAGAAGCCGCTGCCGGGGACCCGGGAAGCCGCGCCCGCACTGTGTGTCCCGGCGATAGCCGGGGGACCCGGGCGCCTTAATGAGAAGGAAATTATCATAACTCCTCCCCGGGGGCCGGCACGAAGGCCCCGGCGCCGGGCGGGGCAGCCCCCAGCCAGTCCCAGCCTAGCTCCGCCCTGCACCCCGGCGGGGCGCCGCGCCGAGACCCGCGCCGCGGGGGGCGAGGAGGGGGAGGCGGGCGGGCGTGGGCACCTCTCTGACAGCCGCGGACCTGCTAGGTCGGGGTCCCCCGCCGCGCCTTCCGTcgtccatcccccccccccccccaggcccacACCTGAGACTGGCAGCGCTGGGGCCCCGGCTGCAAATACCTAAGAGCCCCCCTATTTCTCCTGAAGCGCCTTCCCCCATCCTCCGAAAGACGTGGTCACCTGCGGTTAAGAGACCTCGCGTTGCGGGCATCTCAACAGCTGGGGTCCCCCTTAGAGCCTGAAATGCCTCACCCGCCCACTCACGGAGACTTAAATTGGGCTGGGACCTCGCAGCCGGAGCCCCAGTCCCTCCGAGAGACGcctccccttccttctgtctctccgcGGTCACAGCGCCGGCCCATTCCTccgaggggctggaggagggaaggCCTTCTGGGGAGTCTGCCCCGAGCGCCAGGGGGCGGGCGGGCCTCCACCGGCCGCAAAGTCTGGGACAACGGCGTCCGGCTGCCATCGCCCGAAGCTGCATCTCCGCCGGACTGCGGCTGGGGGTCACCCGCGCTCCCtcgcccagccctgcccagccctgcccagggcgCCGGCTCGGCAGATGCCCCCGACGAGCCGGACGCTCAGAAGCCTCAACTCACCCGGGGAAAGAGGTGCGGGGCGGAAGACACCCCGAGCGCcacgcgcggggggggggggggggggggaggggcaggggggagggagaaggtgggagaggagggaggggccagagggggGCCCCCCCGCTGGAGGGGTGAGTACCCCCCGTTCTGCAGACGCAGGACGAAAACGAAACTCGAATATAAACGCTGCCTCTCGCCCCAGGATTTATTCGCCACCCAAACTTGAATGCAATGCGcagttgttaaaaaattttaaagaaacgaAATCCATTGGCCCAATTACTGTAATTGATCTTTTTCACTGCCAGGGGAAAGTCGCTAATTTTCAAGGGCGAATTTTGCTGGGACGTCCCAGCTGGCTCCGGGATCGGAATTCAAACATTCCGAGAGAGTCGGAGAAGGGGACTCCTTCCATCTGATTCCGAATCCGATTCTGCAGTAATTCATACGCCTCAGTGCAGTGCCCGGGTCCTGGGCCCGGGAGTGgacgccacccccccccccccatctacagAACGACTGCACACACCGCCTTCCTGCTCCTTCTCGGGTTTATTTGGGCTTTGGCATTTCTCTAGACCCCGATGGACCTAAGATAAAATCAAGAACTGCAATAAAAATAGGCGTCCTCCACGTGAAACGTCCTCTCTTACCCTAGAGGAGGTAGAGCCAAGGTGATACTCCTACCAAATGTGAGAACAAAACCCGGGGGCTTTTCAGGACTTTGCACTAAGAAGTGAcgccttgcttccaaaataccagGATCCGGGGCTCGAAGAAAAGAACAGGAGCAGCAGCGTACCTGatattggggggcggggggacaggaaGGGGGACACCTGCGCCACGCAAGAATGGGACACCTGCACAGCAGGACGTGGAAGGTTAGGGTCccaggcacacgcacacaccccagAGGGAGAATGTGGCACCCCCTTCGGGCGTTCCAGACCCCAGGGCGGTGACGAGGGGCCTTCTCCACGCTGGGCCTTCCAGACTCGGGTTTGACTCAAAGACCCCGCCTGGAGTGCAGCCTGAACAAGTTGTCTCATTCACGCCGGCAACTTTACCCGTAGGCAGGTTTGGAACCCCGGCAGGGCAGGAACGGGCCaatcccccaccccagggcctggctGTCCTTCCTTCCCGCAGCAGAGCTGAGGCCGAGGCAACCCGAAGGGACAGAGATTCCTCCCAGCCCGGGGGCAGAGGCAAAAGGGAGCCGATGGGCCCTGAGGGTCTGCGCGCCTCCGTTCTGGGAGCCCCAGGGGCCTAGATGTTTCCGAACCGCTTAGCAAGGGCCGTTCATTCCCAAGGCAGCTCCCCGGACACGGGCGCGCTGCCCCCTCTCCCAGGGACACGCGTTCGAGCTAGAGCGCGACTTCCGCGCCCTGGATGGAAGGCGGGTGGAAGAAGTCCTCAATCTTCCCGGCCAGGGAGACCCGGCCCAAATACGCACACCCTCGGCTTCGGGGCCGCAGCCCCGGCACGCGCGCGCCCCCGTCGGCGTGCCGGAAGCCTCAGCCCTTCCTCGAGCTCCACTTTTCCTCTCCCTGCGGAAAGCAGGGAGAGGATGGCTCCTGCCCCCGGGACAGACCTCCCTCCAAAGCCCAGGCCCCTCGCCGCATGAAGACCGGAATCTGGAGGCCGCGCCCTGGGACGGCCACCGCTCGGGAAAGGGTGCCCCCTCAGGACCCTCCGAGGCCTCGCAGCCGCCTAACTGTAAACAGAACGAGAGGATCCCGGGGACAAGCTTCACTGCACGCCACGCAAAATCCGGGATAGGGGGTGGAGGGTGGCGCGCGGCTCCCCTCTGTCGCCCCCTAGGGAGCCTACGCTCACACACACTTGAAGCCTGGACCCGGGCCCCCATCCCGCTCCGGTGGCCCAAGAAACCGGAGTCTGGAGGCGAGGAGGCGTCTGGGTAGAGGCGCAGACGGAGACCGCCGCCTCCAACTTCCCACCCCCGCAAACCAAGGAAGGCGCCCGGGCAGGTCGAGCTGGAACGCGGTTGGCCTGCGACTTCTTTTCCCGCCCCAGGGAGGGGGCGCGAAAGCGGCAG
This region includes:
- the TFAP2C gene encoding transcription factor AP-2 gamma; amino-acid sequence: MLWKITDNVKYEEDCEDRHDASSNGNPRLPHLSSAGQHLYSPAPPLSHTGVAEYQPPPYFPPPYQQLAYSQSADPYSHLGEAYAAAINPLHQPAPTGSQQQAWPGRQSQEGAGLPSHHGRPAGLLPHLSGLEGGAMSARRDAYRRSDLLLPHAHALDAAGLAENLGLHDMAHQMEEMQNVDDQHLLLHDQTVIRKGPISMTKNPLSLPCQKELVGAVMNPSEVFCSVPGRLSLLSSTSKYKVTVAEVQRRLSPPECLNASLLGGVLRRAKSKNGGRSLREKLDKIGLNLPAGRRKAAHVTLLTSLVEGEAVHLARDFAYVCEAEFPSKPVAEYLTRPHLGGRNEMAARKNMLLAAQQVCKEFTDLLNQDRTPNGNNRPTPVLETNIQNCLSHFSLITHGFGSQAICAAVSAVQNYIKEALIVLDKSYMNPGDQSPADSSKTLEKMEKHRK